In one Candidatus Neptunochlamydia vexilliferae genomic region, the following are encoded:
- a CDS encoding nucleotidyl transferase AbiEii/AbiGii toxin family protein: MNPAVEQMLSRYTCNNRAEYERAMKEIIQEIALVGLWRARFFEHTAFYGGTALRILYQLDRFSEDLDFALLKPNPDFSLAPYNEAICSELRSYGFIVTVDTKDKQWATPIRSAFIKTGTLGEMLKIGVPKDLLKELHPEARLKIKVEVDTHPPPAYRTETHFLVTPVNVGIRAVALEDIFAGKMHALLFREWKGRVKGRDWYDWLWLMRQKATLNLQRLAIHMQEGGVLEKNEKLTLNKFKKLMQTRIDTVDLESLKADIRPFTQDPLIINAWSKEMLTSFVEKMDIHE, from the coding sequence ATGAACCCTGCCGTTGAACAAATGCTCAGCCGCTACACCTGCAATAACCGAGCCGAATATGAGCGCGCAATGAAAGAAATCATCCAAGAAATTGCCTTAGTCGGTCTTTGGAGAGCACGCTTCTTTGAGCATACCGCTTTTTATGGAGGAACCGCCCTTCGCATTCTCTACCAGCTCGACCGCTTTTCAGAAGACCTAGACTTTGCCCTCCTTAAACCCAATCCCGATTTCTCTCTTGCTCCCTATAACGAAGCGATCTGCAGTGAGCTTCGATCTTATGGCTTCATCGTCACCGTCGATACAAAGGATAAACAGTGGGCCACCCCCATTCGCTCCGCATTTATTAAAACGGGGACTCTAGGTGAGATGTTAAAGATCGGCGTCCCTAAAGATCTCCTCAAAGAGCTCCACCCTGAAGCACGCCTTAAAATAAAGGTCGAAGTCGACACCCATCCCCCTCCTGCCTATCGGACAGAAACACACTTCTTAGTCACCCCTGTCAATGTAGGGATAAGAGCTGTTGCTTTAGAAGATATTTTTGCAGGGAAAATGCATGCCCTTCTTTTTAGAGAGTGGAAAGGGCGTGTCAAGGGACGGGATTGGTATGATTGGTTATGGCTCATGCGCCAAAAAGCTACCCTCAACCTGCAAAGGCTTGCCATCCATATGCAAGAAGGTGGGGTCCTAGAAAAAAACGAAAAACTCACTCTAAACAAATTCAAAAAGCTCATGCAAACCCGCATTGATACCGTTGATCTAGAAAGTTTAAAAGCAGACATCCGCCCCTTTACCCAAGACCCCCTCATCATCAATGCATGGTCCAAAGAAATGCTTACCTCTTTTGTAGAAAAAATGGACATCCATGAGTAA